From Halobacteriovorax sp. GB3, a single genomic window includes:
- a CDS encoding TIGR00266 family protein: MKVDIQYRPSNTAAKITLNTGEECTTEAGSMISMSSGLTVETTTHKKGKGSLLKSLKRAFAGESFFLNHYDSTKENSELWISSHLPGDMCEVQLNGVGLVVQSSSFMACSKNIDLDTGWQGFKTLLSGEGLFWLKLSGSGNAVLNSFGSIYCVDVEDEYIVDSGHIVAFEETLNFKISKAGSSWLHSFMGGEGFVCRFQGKGKIWCQSHNPSSFGHSLTPYLRPKKR, translated from the coding sequence TTGAAAGTAGATATTCAATATAGACCAAGTAATACAGCTGCTAAGATCACTCTCAACACTGGAGAAGAGTGTACGACAGAAGCTGGATCAATGATTTCGATGTCATCTGGGCTGACAGTTGAGACGACAACTCATAAGAAGGGAAAGGGTTCTCTTTTAAAAAGTTTAAAGAGGGCCTTTGCAGGCGAGTCTTTCTTTTTAAACCACTATGATTCAACAAAAGAAAACAGCGAGCTTTGGATTTCTTCTCATCTTCCTGGAGATATGTGTGAGGTTCAATTAAATGGGGTCGGACTTGTCGTTCAGAGTTCTTCGTTTATGGCCTGCTCAAAAAATATAGATCTCGATACAGGTTGGCAGGGGTTTAAAACTCTTCTCTCGGGAGAAGGACTTTTTTGGCTTAAACTTAGCGGTAGTGGAAATGCCGTTTTAAACTCTTTTGGATCAATCTATTGTGTTGATGTTGAAGATGAATATATTGTCGACTCTGGGCATATCGTAGCATTTGAAGAGACTTTGAATTTTAAAATTTCAAAAGCAGGATCTAGTTGGCTACATAGTTTTATGGGTGGAGAAGGTTTTGTTTGTCGCTTTCAAGGGAAGGGAAAAATTTGGTGTCAATCCCATAACCCATCGAGCTTTGGGCATTCTTTAACTCCCTATTTAAGACCGAAAAAGAGGTAA
- a CDS encoding TIGR00266 family protein, protein MMNYKFDILAKPDFSSVKITIPAGEKLKVEASSMSSMDSHISMKTKLKGGLGRFLSNESVFINEFTSEGADGEIMLSPGPSGDISHYDVTQGDLFLTSSSFVASGSNVNIDSKFQGFAKGFFSGEGLFIMKCSGQGDVWFNSYGAIIEVDIEDEYFVDTGHIVAFTSGLDYEVKSFGGYKSFFFSGEGFIARFKGKGRVWIQSKQPYALVSWADRYRRIEKRNNN, encoded by the coding sequence ATGATGAATTATAAATTTGATATACTAGCAAAACCTGATTTTAGTTCTGTTAAGATAACAATTCCTGCCGGTGAAAAACTCAAGGTTGAAGCTTCTTCAATGTCCAGTATGGATAGCCACATTTCAATGAAGACAAAATTGAAAGGTGGTCTGGGAAGATTTCTTTCTAATGAGTCAGTTTTTATAAATGAGTTTACGAGCGAAGGTGCTGATGGTGAGATCATGCTTTCTCCTGGGCCCTCCGGTGATATTTCTCATTATGATGTAACTCAAGGTGATCTCTTTCTTACTTCGTCCTCATTTGTCGCTTCGGGATCAAATGTAAATATTGATAGCAAGTTTCAAGGTTTTGCCAAAGGGTTCTTCTCTGGTGAAGGGCTATTTATTATGAAGTGTAGCGGCCAGGGAGATGTTTGGTTTAATAGTTATGGTGCCATCATAGAAGTTGATATAGAGGATGAGTACTTTGTAGATACTGGCCATATCGTTGCCTTCACTTCTGGACTCGATTATGAGGTGAAGTCATTTGGTGGTTATAAGTCTTTTTTCTTTTCAGGAGAGGGTTTCATTGCTCGCTTCAAAGGAAAGGGGAGAGTTTGGATTCAATCAAAGCAGCCCTATGCTCTTGTTTCATGGGCAGATCGATATAGAAGAATTGAAAAGAGAAATAATAATTAA
- a CDS encoding helix-turn-helix domain-containing protein, protein MIQEEREAAKKAAGVIRCARKMNNLTQTDISEMLKISQGTVSKVESGDLILSSYHWMRFCEICGISMETIGTGYIEQFGYTQVTSNRRIGKFQLSARYANNAGMKVRDFLPLIDALKNNLGEKDWKSFSKKRFKIDEDYFINLDHQLSFYFVQDLIEEMINQHVEVSTEMIASSTSLEKLKKQISTLKSNPFDQIRFPDKYCRYLNGDFNLVPTDENEDRIHFKYIGKKHLNGFRVNQELANKYFQYKQQFFAQLLRPLNIDLLDSNGLEGSFVAHIAHS, encoded by the coding sequence ATGATTCAAGAGGAAAGGGAAGCTGCCAAAAAAGCTGCCGGCGTCATTCGCTGTGCAAGAAAAATGAACAACCTGACTCAAACAGATATCTCAGAGATGCTTAAAATCTCTCAGGGGACTGTTAGTAAGGTTGAAAGTGGGGACTTGATTTTAAGTTCATACCACTGGATGAGGTTCTGTGAAATTTGCGGAATTTCAATGGAGACAATCGGAACGGGATACATTGAGCAATTTGGATACACGCAAGTGACTTCAAATCGTCGTATCGGAAAGTTTCAGCTCTCAGCAAGGTATGCCAATAATGCAGGAATGAAAGTAAGAGACTTTCTTCCTCTCATTGATGCCTTAAAGAATAATCTAGGAGAAAAGGATTGGAAGTCTTTTTCTAAGAAGCGATTCAAAATTGATGAAGATTACTTTATCAATCTAGATCACCAGTTATCATTCTATTTTGTCCAAGATCTTATCGAAGAGATGATTAATCAGCACGTCGAAGTTTCTACTGAGATGATTGCCTCTTCGACCTCTCTTGAGAAGTTAAAGAAGCAAATTTCTACATTAAAGTCGAATCCATTTGACCAAATTAGGTTCCCTGATAAATACTGCCGTTATTTAAATGGAGACTTTAATTTGGTTCCAACAGATGAAAATGAAGACCGTATTCACTTTAAGTACATTGGAAAGAAGCACTTGAATGGTTTTAGAGTTAATCAAGAACTAGCGAACAAGTACTTCCAATACAAGCAGCAGTTTTTTGCACAGCTTTTACGTCCGTTGAATATCGACCTTCTCGATTCTAATGGACTAGAGGGGAGCTTTGTCGCTCATATTGCTCATTCATGA
- a CDS encoding fimbrial protein: MKKSALALLIALTASTSFAATQGTLTLRGVVQELLSIDVQAESVATQLDLTQSQTDLKVATVNEVSNSKTGYKVRVESQNSGKLNHEDGSGVGSVTYTMKYGTNTVDLSSGSDFSTTTAGNYDEDKDVTISYTGQAQTALVAGEYSDTVYFTISAN; encoded by the coding sequence ATGAAAAAATCAGCACTTGCCCTACTTATCGCCCTTACAGCTTCAACATCATTCGCTGCCACTCAAGGCACTCTGACACTAAGAGGTGTCGTTCAGGAACTTCTTTCAATTGATGTTCAAGCAGAAAGTGTTGCAACTCAACTGGACCTTACTCAGTCACAAACTGATCTAAAGGTCGCTACAGTTAATGAAGTATCAAACTCTAAGACGGGATATAAAGTACGTGTAGAATCTCAAAACTCTGGGAAACTTAACCACGAAGACGGCAGTGGAGTTGGTTCAGTAACATATACGATGAAATATGGAACAAATACTGTTGATCTATCTTCAGGATCTGATTTCTCAACAACAACTGCTGGAAATTATGACGAAGATAAAGATGTAACGATCTCTTATACTGGTCAAGCTCAAACAGCTCTTGTTGCTGGTGAATACTCTGACACTGTCTACTTCACAATCTCAGCAAACTAA
- a CDS encoding spore coat protein U domain-containing protein, with amino-acid sequence MKIILTSILILFTNWSLACDANLTIQDLSFDWSSRGQVINTSFTVDGTSDFSCYFRSFLVTFSKGNANSYNRKLTHAFGETVDYNFYKDSSATQVLKDAQDIQTTNDTIVSSHSFWPRTLNYYSKLSPPTNGSAPLVRGGLYNDSVQVSVYTQRNNNRYELSARNSISVSTFVPKVVDISLVDQGAPFNINDTEQTLDFGELEKNEELSFDLRVRSNAGYMIFFDSINSGVMKNEVNGDEISYDLKIDGKKKKLPTSKALAESNGVTPEEGNAHTVSVKIGNVNNKQSGLYTDYITITAMTIE; translated from the coding sequence ATGAAGATTATCCTAACATCAATTTTAATCCTATTTACCAATTGGTCTCTTGCCTGTGATGCAAATTTAACAATTCAAGATCTATCATTTGACTGGTCTTCAAGAGGTCAAGTGATTAATACTTCTTTTACTGTCGATGGAACTTCAGATTTTAGCTGCTACTTTAGAAGCTTTCTCGTGACCTTTTCTAAAGGAAATGCAAACTCCTACAATCGTAAGCTCACTCACGCCTTTGGGGAAACTGTCGATTACAATTTCTACAAAGATAGTAGTGCTACACAAGTTCTAAAGGATGCCCAAGATATACAAACAACTAACGATACCATCGTTAGCTCTCACTCCTTTTGGCCAAGAACACTGAATTACTATTCAAAATTAAGTCCTCCGACAAATGGCTCAGCTCCTCTTGTCAGAGGTGGACTCTATAATGATTCTGTTCAAGTTTCAGTTTATACTCAGAGAAATAATAATCGCTATGAACTTTCCGCCAGAAATTCAATTTCGGTCTCAACATTCGTTCCAAAAGTCGTCGACATCTCTCTTGTCGATCAAGGTGCGCCATTTAACATTAATGACACGGAACAGACTCTAGATTTTGGGGAGTTAGAGAAAAATGAAGAACTATCTTTCGATCTTAGAGTCCGCTCAAATGCCGGCTACATGATCTTCTTTGACTCTATTAATAGTGGAGTCATGAAGAATGAAGTCAATGGAGATGAAATTAGCTACGATTTAAAAATAGATGGCAAAAAGAAGAAATTACCTACGAGTAAGGCCCTAGCAGAAAGTAATGGGGTCACTCCGGAAGAAGGAAATGCTCATACTGTCAGTGTAAAAATCGGAAATGTTAATAATAAACAATCAGGTCTCTACACCGACTACATTACGATTACGGCAATGACTATCGAGTAG
- a CDS encoding fimbria/pilus periplasmic chaperone, translating into MKYFFLFIALIVSFTTHAFKLSPMTLSLKKESDFKNVVYVENESSEVIAVEVTMAKREMDKFGKEKHPLASSLFKVYPSQLFLKPKEKRSLRLQWLGDKEIKDEQSFRLIAEQLPINVNAKKKQGIKLLLRYIAAVYVSPSSEKRDLAIKVKEQKGKKLTLEISNKGNVHQVLHDLKAIFTLNSKKKVTLEKLQLPNFAGENILQGKTRIFTVELPSSERVKKVDLDFEQ; encoded by the coding sequence TTGAAATATTTTTTTCTCTTTATTGCTCTTATTGTCTCTTTTACGACCCATGCTTTTAAACTCTCGCCGATGACACTCTCACTAAAAAAAGAAAGTGATTTCAAAAATGTCGTCTATGTAGAAAATGAGTCCAGTGAAGTGATTGCCGTAGAAGTCACAATGGCCAAAAGAGAAATGGATAAATTTGGAAAAGAAAAGCACCCTTTGGCAAGTTCACTTTTTAAAGTTTACCCTAGCCAACTTTTTTTGAAGCCAAAAGAAAAAAGGAGCCTTCGACTTCAGTGGCTAGGAGATAAAGAAATCAAAGATGAACAATCTTTTCGATTGATCGCTGAACAATTACCAATCAATGTGAATGCAAAGAAAAAGCAAGGAATTAAACTACTACTGCGCTATATTGCTGCTGTCTATGTTTCACCTTCTAGCGAGAAAAGAGATCTTGCTATCAAAGTTAAAGAACAGAAAGGTAAAAAACTAACACTTGAAATTTCAAATAAAGGTAATGTCCATCAAGTACTCCATGACCTTAAAGCAATTTTCACTTTGAATTCAAAGAAGAAAGTAACACTTGAAAAACTTCAACTACCTAACTTTGCAGGTGAAAATATTCTACAAGGAAAAACAAGAATTTTTACAGTTGAATTGCCATCAAGTGAACGTGTTAAAAAGGTCGACTTAGATTTTGAACAATAA
- a CDS encoding trypsin-like serine peptidase gives MLKFLLLASVTIFANDKSICGQEDNRIPSRLERVGRMVESLTSYSPCTATLIGKNCLVSAGHCKMTDNWLTEFNTPESHPVTGRLIHSKKEDIYELDKIYGHEDNGPGNDWLVYSVKNNKLTMKAPGDLYGFYNIAKRAPKAGDQIQIAGYGRDYDEKEKERNFAQQVSFGPILNFVSNQTKIIHRADTLGGNSGSSIVDVISQKIIGIHSHGGCWGDLNGNKGTSIYGNVLFQNAIKACLDANKKGE, from the coding sequence ATGCTTAAATTTCTCCTTCTTGCCTCGGTCACAATATTTGCAAACGACAAATCCATTTGTGGACAAGAGGACAATCGTATTCCATCTCGTCTTGAAAGAGTTGGCCGCATGGTTGAAAGTCTAACGAGTTATTCGCCTTGTACGGCAACACTTATTGGAAAGAATTGTTTAGTCTCTGCTGGTCACTGTAAAATGACTGACAACTGGTTAACAGAGTTCAATACACCTGAGTCTCATCCTGTGACAGGAAGACTTATTCATTCTAAAAAAGAAGATATCTATGAGCTAGATAAAATCTATGGTCATGAGGACAATGGTCCAGGAAATGACTGGCTCGTTTACTCTGTAAAGAACAATAAATTAACGATGAAAGCTCCTGGTGATCTTTATGGCTTTTATAACATTGCTAAGAGGGCTCCAAAGGCCGGTGATCAAATACAAATCGCTGGATATGGGCGTGACTATGATGAAAAAGAAAAAGAGAGAAACTTTGCTCAGCAAGTCTCTTTTGGGCCAATTCTAAATTTCGTTTCTAATCAAACTAAAATCATCCACAGAGCTGATACTCTTGGTGGTAATTCAGGTTCATCTATTGTTGATGTGATTAGCCAAAAGATTATTGGTATCCACTCTCATGGTGGCTGCTGGGGTGATCTAAACGGAAATAAGGGCACATCCATTTATGGAAATGTTCTCTTTCAAAATGCAATTAAAGCGTGTCTAGACGCAAATAAAAAGGGCGAGTAA
- a CDS encoding MarC family protein, which translates to MFSTVSVKEIFSVTLILFSVIDILGAIPIIVELRRREGHIESGKATIVAGLLMFLFLFIGTSILKLFGVDVESFAVAGALIMFLLGLEMVLNIEIFKPDPEQSSGNSTIVPLAFPLLAGAGTMTTLISLRAEYEKVNILVGVVINLIVVYLVLKSSGKISRILGHSGTLVLRKVFGIILLAIAIKLAKGNYTQLI; encoded by the coding sequence ATGTTTAGTACAGTAAGCGTTAAAGAAATTTTCTCAGTGACACTGATTCTTTTTTCGGTCATCGATATCTTAGGGGCCATTCCAATTATCGTTGAACTTAGAAGAAGGGAAGGTCATATCGAGTCAGGAAAAGCGACAATCGTTGCAGGTTTACTGATGTTTCTTTTTCTCTTTATTGGTACTTCTATTTTAAAACTCTTTGGTGTGGATGTTGAGTCCTTTGCTGTTGCGGGGGCATTAATTATGTTCCTTTTAGGTCTTGAGATGGTTTTGAATATCGAAATTTTTAAACCCGATCCTGAGCAATCGTCTGGTAACTCAACAATTGTTCCTCTGGCCTTTCCCCTTCTTGCGGGAGCGGGAACGATGACGACACTCATCTCTTTAAGAGCTGAGTATGAGAAAGTTAATATCCTGGTAGGGGTTGTTATCAATCTTATTGTGGTTTATCTCGTTTTAAAGTCCTCTGGAAAGATCTCACGCATTCTAGGGCATTCTGGAACACTAGTTCTTAGAAAGGTCTTTGGAATCATTCTTTTGGCCATCGCCATAAAATTAGCAAAAGGAAATTACACTCAGCTAATTTAG